In the Alphaproteobacteria bacterium genome, one interval contains:
- the pncA gene encoding bifunctional nicotinamidase/pyrazinamidase, which produces MAADRMNPRAGDVLVAVDPQNDFCPEGALAVPRGDETIPVINRLAAAFDHCLLTQDWHPPDHTSFASSHSGRQPFETIELDYGAQTLWPDHCVQGTAGAQFHWNLDVPRVEMIIRKGFDRRIDSYSAFFENDRKTATGLTGYLRTRGFGRVFLAGLATDFCVHFSALDAIREGFEVVVVEDGCRAIDLDGSLGAAMAAMTAAGVAFTTSDAVAI; this is translated from the coding sequence ATGGCGGCCGACCGCATGAATCCTCGGGCCGGCGACGTTCTCGTTGCGGTCGATCCACAAAACGATTTCTGCCCCGAAGGCGCGCTCGCCGTGCCGCGCGGCGATGAGACGATCCCGGTCATCAACCGGCTGGCCGCCGCGTTCGACCATTGCCTGCTGACCCAGGACTGGCACCCGCCGGATCACACCTCGTTCGCCTCGTCGCATTCCGGGCGCCAGCCGTTCGAAACCATCGAGCTCGATTACGGCGCGCAAACCTTGTGGCCCGACCACTGCGTCCAGGGCACCGCCGGCGCCCAATTCCATTGGAACCTCGATGTGCCGCGGGTGGAGATGATCATCCGCAAAGGCTTCGACCGCCGCATCGATTCCTATTCGGCGTTCTTCGAAAATGACCGCAAGACGGCGACCGGGCTGACCGGCTATTTGCGGACGCGCGGCTTCGGCCGCGTCTTCCTGGCCGGGCTGGCGACCGATTTCTGCGTCCACTTCTCGGCGCTCGATGCGATCCGCGAAGGGTTCGAGGTGGTCGTCGTCGAAGACGGCTGCCGCGCCATCGACCTCGACGGTTCGCTCGGCGCGGCGATGGCGGCGATGACGGCCGCCGGCGTCGCCTTCACCACATCCGACGCGGTCGCCATCTGA